In Tachypleus tridentatus isolate NWPU-2018 chromosome 7, ASM421037v1, whole genome shotgun sequence, a genomic segment contains:
- the LOC143255470 gene encoding GTPase Era, mitochondrial isoform X1 produces the protein MVLVGGFAATLQKCSRTLLYFTNRNGLKFLHRFNVDLSNKAATEKCIPCTLDEYKDQLRCSPVQPNDPKLLKVSILGEPNVGKSTLTNSLLGWRVCSVSSKVHTTRRNTAGVLTEGNTQIVFLDTPGLVTPDQGKKHHLDSTVTTGPSKSLQHADTILVIVDVANKWTRNRLDHGILKLLHQYPNKDCVLVLNKVDLLPSKQKLLEISRSLTMGKVGGKDVPTFQTRRKHQKISLNSLFKMTENNLLEENNEVDSSEAKTGWPNFSRVFMISALDGNGVADLRTYLLETARQAPWLYHCSTVTDQSPLEVVQMAVREKLLEYLPKEIPYNVNLEIEMWEIDDAGVLKVAMSVICPRRGLVKILIGHQGRMVSRIAEEAKQAIANTFHCDVTLRLIVKFKEDQ, from the exons atgGTGCTGGTTGGAGGATTTGCTGCTACACTTCAGAAATGTTCCAGAACATTACTTTACTTCACAAATAGGAATGGTTTAAAGTTTCTCCATAGGTTTAATGTAGACCTTTCTAATAAAGCAGCCACTGAGAAATGTATACCATGTACACTTG ATGAATACAAAGATCAACTCAGATGCAGTCCTGTTCAACCAAATGATCCAAAACTTCTGAAAGTTTCTATTCTTGGAGAACCTAATGTTGGAAAGTCTACACTCACAAACAGCCTTCTTGGATGGCGG GTGTGTTCTGTATCAAGTAAAGTCCACACAACGAGACGAAACACAGCAGGAGTTCTTACAGAAGGCAATACACAAATT GTATTTTTAGATACTCCTGGACTGGTAACACCTGATCAAGGAAAAAA aCACCATCTGGACTCTACTGTGACTACAGGCCCTAGTAAGTCTCTTCAGCATGCAGACACAA ttttggtCATAGTTGATGTAGCAAACAAATGGACAAGAAATCGTCTTGACCATGGCATATTAAAGTTGCTTCATCAGTATCCGAACAAGGATTGTGTGCTAGTGCTAAACAAG GTAGATTTATTACCATCTAAACAGAAATTGTTGGAAATTTCTCGGTCATTGACTATGGGAAAAGTTGGTGGAAAAGACGTGCCTACATTTCAAACAAGGAGGAAACACCAGAAAATATCTCTGAATTCACTGTTCAAGATGACAGAAAATAACTTACTGGAAGAAAACAATGAGGTTGATTCCAGTGAGGCCAAAACAGGTTGGCCTAATTTCTCTAGAGTCTTTATGATATCAGCCTTGGATGGTAACGGTGTTGCTGACCTGAGA acatatttattgGAGACTGCCCGTCAAGCACCATGGCTGTATCATTGTAGTACAGTGACAGACCAAAGTCCGTTGGAGGTTGTTCAGATGGCTGTTCGAGAAAAATTACTAGAATATCTACCCAAAGAAATCCCTTATAATGTGAACTTG GAAATAGAAATGTGGGAAATTGATGATGCTGGTGTCTTGAAGGTTGCAATGTCTGTAATCTGTCCACGACGTGGATTAGTT aaaatctTGATTGGTCATCAGGGAAGAATGGTTTCCAGGATTGCCGAAGAAGCCAAACAAGCCATTGCCAACACCTTTCATTGTGATGTCACATTGAGacttattgttaaatttaaagaAGACCAATGA
- the LOC143255470 gene encoding GTPase Era, mitochondrial isoform X2, whose amino-acid sequence MVLVGGFAATLQKCSRTLLYFTNRNGLKFLHRFNVDLSNKAATEKCIPCTLDEYKDQLRCSPVQPNDPKLLKVSILGEPNVGKSTLTNSLLGWRVCSVSSKVHTTRRNTAGVLTEGNTQIVFLDTPGLVTPDQGKKHHLDSTVTTGPSKSLQHADTILVIVDVANKWTRNRLDHGILKLLHQYPNKDCVLVLNKVDLLPSKQKLLEISRSLTMGKVGGKDVPTFQTRRKHQKISLNSLFKMTENNLLEENNEVDSSEAKTGWPNFSRVFMISALDGNGVADLRTYLLETARQAPWLYHCSTVTDQSPLEVVQMAVREKLLEYLPKEIPYNVNLEIEMWEIDDAGVLKVAMSVICPRRGLVSRKC is encoded by the exons atgGTGCTGGTTGGAGGATTTGCTGCTACACTTCAGAAATGTTCCAGAACATTACTTTACTTCACAAATAGGAATGGTTTAAAGTTTCTCCATAGGTTTAATGTAGACCTTTCTAATAAAGCAGCCACTGAGAAATGTATACCATGTACACTTG ATGAATACAAAGATCAACTCAGATGCAGTCCTGTTCAACCAAATGATCCAAAACTTCTGAAAGTTTCTATTCTTGGAGAACCTAATGTTGGAAAGTCTACACTCACAAACAGCCTTCTTGGATGGCGG GTGTGTTCTGTATCAAGTAAAGTCCACACAACGAGACGAAACACAGCAGGAGTTCTTACAGAAGGCAATACACAAATT GTATTTTTAGATACTCCTGGACTGGTAACACCTGATCAAGGAAAAAA aCACCATCTGGACTCTACTGTGACTACAGGCCCTAGTAAGTCTCTTCAGCATGCAGACACAA ttttggtCATAGTTGATGTAGCAAACAAATGGACAAGAAATCGTCTTGACCATGGCATATTAAAGTTGCTTCATCAGTATCCGAACAAGGATTGTGTGCTAGTGCTAAACAAG GTAGATTTATTACCATCTAAACAGAAATTGTTGGAAATTTCTCGGTCATTGACTATGGGAAAAGTTGGTGGAAAAGACGTGCCTACATTTCAAACAAGGAGGAAACACCAGAAAATATCTCTGAATTCACTGTTCAAGATGACAGAAAATAACTTACTGGAAGAAAACAATGAGGTTGATTCCAGTGAGGCCAAAACAGGTTGGCCTAATTTCTCTAGAGTCTTTATGATATCAGCCTTGGATGGTAACGGTGTTGCTGACCTGAGA acatatttattgGAGACTGCCCGTCAAGCACCATGGCTGTATCATTGTAGTACAGTGACAGACCAAAGTCCGTTGGAGGTTGTTCAGATGGCTGTTCGAGAAAAATTACTAGAATATCTACCCAAAGAAATCCCTTATAATGTGAACTTG GAAATAGAAATGTGGGAAATTGATGATGCTGGTGTCTTGAAGGTTGCAATGTCTGTAATCTGTCCACGACGTGGATTAGTT agcaGGAAATGTTGA